The following coding sequences are from one Gossypium raimondii isolate GPD5lz chromosome 4, ASM2569854v1, whole genome shotgun sequence window:
- the LOC128040451 gene encoding uncharacterized protein LOC128040451, whose protein sequence is MCVAQAEEVLSSQKVGRLQLFDITHRKKDENPMTPEAAEIMEKLKDKKAEYEAIASSDSSVHIDDIDNRIITEVLGPERYGRVRFQGSFVSPSQYFGSSSQRYMHSGSQAQAEVQRLRDQISQMQATTTEQITQLKAEATSREAKVQKRYEELQLQLKVDAAMREAEAAAREAEVQRKYEELQKT, encoded by the exons ATGTGTGTAGCTCAGGCCGAG gaagTGCTGTCgagtcaaaaagttggacgccttcaactttttgacattacacataggaagaaagatgaaaaccctatgactcctgaagctgcagaaattatg gaaaaactgAAGGacaaaaaggcggagtacgaagcgattgcttcaagtgatagttctgttcatattgacgacattgataaccggattatcactgaagttttgggtcctgaaaggtatggtcgggttcgatttcaaggatcttttgttagtccatcccaatattttggatccagctcgcaacGATACATGcattcggggagtcaggctcaagctgaagttcagaggttaagagaccagatatctcagatgcaagcgacaacaactgaacaaattacacaacttaaagcggaggcgaCATCGAGAGAAGCTAAGgttcaaaaaagatatgaagaactccagctacaacttaaagtagATGCGGCAATGAGAGAAGCAGAGgcagcagcgagagaagctgaggttcaacgaaagtatgaagaactccagaAGACTTAA